The following are encoded in a window of Urocitellus parryii isolate mUroPar1 chromosome 7, mUroPar1.hap1, whole genome shotgun sequence genomic DNA:
- the Cisd3 gene encoding CDGSH iron-sulfur domain-containing protein 3, mitochondrial: MIRPVALRTWRRDISSWLDRWFPKTPAKSVVALKTPIKVNLVAGKTYRWCVCGRSKKQPFCDGSHFFQRTGLSPLKFKAQETRTVALCTCKATQKPPYCDGTHRSEQVQKAEVGSPL, encoded by the exons ATGATACGGCCGGTGGCGCTCCGCACCTGG AGGCGGGACATCTCCTCCTGGCTG GACCGATGGTTCCCTAAAACCCCAGCCAAGTCTGTGGTGGCCCTAAAGACACCTATCAAGGTGAATCTGGTGGCTGGAAAAACCTACAGGTGGTGTGTTTGTGGCCGCAGCAAGAAGCAG CCTTTCTGTGATGGCTCCCACTTCTTTCAACGAACCGGCTTATCCCCACTCAAGTTCAAGGCCCAGGAGACCCGAACGGTGGCCCTCTGTACCTGCAAGGCCACCCAGAAGCCCCCATACTGTGATGGCACCCACAGGAGTGAGCAGGTGCAGAAGGCAGAAGTAGGCTCCCCACTCTGA